In a single window of the Biomphalaria glabrata chromosome 5, xgBioGlab47.1, whole genome shotgun sequence genome:
- the LOC106061226 gene encoding uncharacterized protein LOC106061226, with product MFRTLKLYFQLTVLLVLVSVFIFVLYDFNLKNRNLTTVNKIERWIVLDDVTFPCHDVTTLTSQEGWKVVVVTDQKKDIRGCSFPRCHLLTEHGVVEQLNHSTTVNLPNPPSKLSGYLFAIQSGARIILDAECSLQISDIAQSFRLDERHQSGLTNIGTQYFNPYEHFGIFQAIPNEFIDLSTTKEKSNTDMYFITDWNAVPIRQGVLLSESTCFKRNGDALDLHYIIRDAAPVSYINHTLAPFSTGPTIFFEEAFPLLFTPPGMDAEAIKMFRTLWFNEMNFQHLITTAFYYVYNSNQGQSVTCSNSSTLNYKVNLLSILNCMKDFSYEENSGSFTGSLQKVWNCFSTQIPHLDSFEKIESNFAEWNSHLSALGLTENNTVQFKRQYMYSIKYRIPRQVQEFRNLTAKTENAILNDVISLCGKTELYKLNALQRMSDPVIKDIVLIIVINYQKVFSSIAYNEYIHRQYFKYIIYCVPSLNEFEDYSQTMGFDYLTFIDGLTFGWWFYYECAASVMKLSLPVKGYLQIGDDVLLNTWNIVAMPRDGMMLSFSQRFVELNQIKINFSWPFWNTYLGQSAVQLSLQELQNASPSQTDAESSKYPRVHYSSFAAKFIRNLYGNIGPRMSVFGAGDIFYVPESLANEYITATDIFRRNSCMVELALRVIYYGLKQPEKKRAFIPGHDLWGIDRKAPWKFFNVNDTFIHPFKWLLDAKTEEGRQFACQSYLPFLGRT from the exons ATGTTCAG AACTTTGAAGCTCTATTTTCAACTGACTGTCTTGTTGGTTCTAGTAAGTGTCTTCATTTTTGTTCTCTATGACTTCAATCTCAAGAACCGTAATCTCACCACCGTAAA CAAAATTGAGAGATGGATAGTATTGGATGACGTCACTTTCCCTTGTCATGACGTCACAACGTTGACGTCACAAGAGGGCTGGAAAGTCGTTGTTGTTACGGACCAAAAGAAAGACATCCGGGGATGCAG CTTCCCGAGATGTCATCTACTCACAGAACACGGCGTGGTGGAACAGTTAAATCACTCCACTACAGTCAATCTGCCTAACCCCCCGTCGAAATTATCGGGATACCTGTTCGCCATTCAGAGCGGCGCCAGAATTATTCTTGACGCCGAATGCAGTCTTCAAATCAGCGACATCGCGCAAAGTTTCCGCCTAGATGAGCGCCACCAGTCTGGTCTCACCAACATTGGCACTCAGTATTTCAACCCCTACGAGCATTTTGGTATCTTTCAAGCGATTCCCAACGAATTCATCGATCTTAGTACAACTAAAGAAAAAAGCAATACCGACATGTATTTCATCACTGATTGGAACGCAGTTCCAATAAGACAAGGTGTCTTGCTGTCTGAGAGCACATGTTTTAAGAGAAATGGGGATGCTCTAGACCTACATTATATTATCAGAGACGCCGCTCCTGTTTCTTACATCAATCACACCTTAGCGCCATTCAGCACTGGGCCAACCATTTTCTTTGAAGAAGCCTTCCCGCTGTTGTTCACTCCCCCAGGCATGGATGCAGAGGCTATTAAAATGTTCCGAACTCTTTGGTTCAATGAAATGAATTTTCAACACCTTATCACAACAGCGTTCTATTACGTATATAATTCAAACCAGGGGCAGTCAGTTACATGTTCCAACTCCAGCACTCTTAATTATAAGGTGAATTTACTATCCATCTTAAATTGTATGAAAGATTTCTCATATGAGGAAAACAGTGGCAGCTTCACAGGAAGTCTCCAGAAAGTCTGGAACTGTTTTTCGACTCAAATCCCACATCTAGATAGTTTTGAGAAGATTGAGAGTAATTTTGCAGAGTGGAACTCTCATCTTTCGGCTTTAGGGCTAACTGAGAACAACACAGTCCAATTTAAAAGGCAATACATGTATAGTATAAAATACAGAATCCCAAGACAAGTTCAAGAGTTTAGAAATTTGACAGCGAAGACAGAGAACGCAATtttgaatgacgtcatttcccTTTGTGGAAAAACAGAACTGTATAAGTTAAATGCTCTGCAGAGAATGTCAGATCCTGTTATAAAGGACATTGTTCTAATTATAGTCATCAATTATCAAAAGGTGTTCTCATCCATTGCATACAATGAATACATTCACAGACAGTACTTTAAGTACATTATATACTGTGTGCCATCTTTAAACGAATTTGAGGACTACTCACAAACAATGGGGTTTGATTACTTGACATTTATCGATGGGTTGACCTTCGGATGGTGGTTCTACTACGAGTGCGCTGCTTCGGTCATGAAATTGTCATTACCAGTCAAAGGCTACCTTCAGATCGGAGACGACGTTCTTCTAAACACCTGGAATATTGTAGCAATGCCGAGAGATGGCATGATGCTGTCCTTCAGTCAAAGATTCGTCGAACTCAACCAAATTAAGATCAACTTTAGCTGGCCTTTCTGGAATACCTATTTAGGGCAATCCGCCGTGCAGCTTAGCCTCCAGGAACTCCAAAATGCTTCACCTTCTCAGACTGACGCGGAATCATCAAAATACCCAAGAGTTCATTACTCTTCTTTTGCCGCGAAATTTATTCGTAATTTATACGGAAATATCGGGCCTAGAATGTCCGTCTTCGGTGCAGGCGATATTTTTTACGTGCCCGAGAGCTTAGCCAACGAGTATATCACAGCGACGGACATTTTTAGAAGAAACTCTTGCATGGTGGAACTTGCCCTTAGGGTGATCTACTACGGCCTGAAGCAGCCAGAGAAGAAAAGGGCATTCATACCAGGGCATGACTTGTGGGGCATCGACAGAAAGGCACCTTGgaagttttttaatgtaaacgaTACTTTCATACACCCTTTTAAATGGCTGCTCGATGCTAAAACTGAAGAAGGGAGACAATTCGCTTGTCAGAGTTATTTACCTTTCCTTGGTCGAACGTAA